The nucleotide window GCTTTACTTCCGTCTGGTACGAGGGGGTGGTTGCTGGCATCAGGGCCGGCTTCGATAAGCAAGATCGACAAAGAGGAATTGTATTGCTTCAGCCGTGAGGCTAGGACACAGCCAGCtgtaccaccaccgacaatAATGTAGTCAAACTGCTCACTTGTAGTCATATTGGTGTCCACAGGGGCTGGTTTAGATTAGGGGGCGTTAGCACGGTGGGGTATAAAAAGGGATATTATACCTGGGGTTTCGAGGGAGTATAGAAGTCGATCACAGAACATCTACAGCGATCACAGGGGCATTAACCCCGCTCGTCTGCCTGCTTAGAATTTTCTGTTCAAATGCACCAAGCAGATTAGCTGTTGCTGGAATGGAAACTAAATCCAGCATATACCTTAGGGATCTCCATAGGCATTTGGTGACGTCAATTAAGGCCGCCAGCTCCATCTTGACCCGATTTAATAGTCTGACCGGTGAGAAGATGAGCATGCCCGAGCGCACCCCTGCCAAATTTCGCCCGTATTTACCCTGTACATTGTAGGTACAAGATGCGCCGAAGGATGGCAGAACACGAGGTAGTGCATGACAAGGCtgcgaaaagaagaaaaaagaccCCCAATCCCACCACGGGAACTTGCATGTCAGTCAGATTTTAGCCTGTTGGTGAATGATTGGTTGAGGGACGGGACGCGTGTGATGAAAGGAATGTCACTCTTGTTTCAGCCCAAGCGGAAACACATTTGGCAGTAACGAAATACAGAATGTCGTATGGGAGTTGCGACTAGAAAGTTTATCTGAAAGTGGGTGGGGATGCTACAATTTTTTATTGTCATTTTCGCTATCATTTTCTGCCCGGCCTTAATCGATCCAGTCTGCCCACTGATGACCGTTCAACTGACCATTCAGTCTGCACTCGCACTGCGCCCGGCTCTAGCGATAGAAAAGGATCTGGCTGTTGTGCTTGCCCGATTGCCTCTGTCCAATTGGCCCCGAACCCTCGAATGATAGATCGAGATGAGTGGACTGAGCCTGTCTCCGTGACCGCCGTCTTCGATGTTAATGTTTGAGTGCATTCATGCAAAGTCGTTGGTCGCAGACGCTTTAGCAAGTGACATGAAGGGTTGTATGCCGATCGTTCATATGGACCGTTCTCCATAGAATGGAAAGGAGCGAGCCAGTCGAGCAAAGGCCACAGCACAGGAGAATTGGCTATCATAAGTGCCACCGTCCACTCCACCGTTGTCCAAATGCTGATCATCTTGCCATGGTCGTTAATGGCAGAAAAGTCCATTCTGGCGATGGTTACTGTGCGGACCGCAGTAATGGCAACAACACTGTTTGGAAGCAGGTTAGTGCCCGGCCTGCTTAAAAGAGGCAGTGTCGAGTTACTTACAATAACCCCAAGATCAGAAGACTGATCATCACTAGTTTCTCCGGTAGGGTAATCTTTgttcttattattctaggCAGCGGTAAAACTAGAATTGCGGCATTTGTCACAACGTCAATGATGCTCACTGCCATAAAGGCAGCATTTCGATTGATGCAGTGGCCTTCCGACTGTTGCAGGTTCCAGTTGTAGCTCAATGGGCGACAGTTCAAGAGGCTTATGAGGGTAGCCCCAAGGCTCCAGGAAATGCAGACCGCCATGATGACCAAGATCGCATGTCGAGCGGCCTTGGATGAAGCAGCGAGGGATCTGAACAGGGCCATCAAAATACTGCAT belongs to Aspergillus luchuensis IFO 4308 DNA, chromosome 3, nearly complete sequence and includes:
- a CDS encoding uncharacterized protein (COG:S;~EggNog:ENOG410PXSX;~TransMembrane:7 (o22-43i63-81o101-123i135-157o180-202i214-233o253-277i)): MGSITEAIGKRTAELSHDGRDVAITLAVCVFLATLITGLRFWLSRRRRPLFSMPESMTLVSLLLFYSYAVATYLILTIGHGGYPTSQTQSWRLTFTLKCVYYLRLAYATGLGLVKCSILMALFRSLAASSKAARHAILVIMAVCISWSLGATLISLLNCRPLSYNWNLQQSEGHCINRNAAFMAVSIIDVVTNAAILVLPLPRIIRTKITLPEKLVMISLLILGLFVVAITAVRTVTIARMDFSAINDHGKMISIWTTVEWTVALMIANSPVLWPLLDWLAPFHSMENGPYERSAYNPSCHLLKRLRPTTLHECTQTLTSKTAVTETGSVHSSRSIIRGFGANWTEAIGQAQQPDPFLSLEPGAVRVQTEWSVERSSVGRLDRLRPGRK